The Leptospira brenneri genome includes a window with the following:
- a CDS encoding DUF2126 domain-containing protein translates to MSIRVALSHITTYQYDKSIKLSPHVIRLRPAPHTKNHIVSYSLNILPEQKFLNWQQDPFGNYLARLVFPEKTNILQVAVDLVTDLKVINPFDFFVEEYAENFPFSYDKVLKKELAPYLKVKKPGKLLAPYLKTIDKTPRRTVEFLVALNAKLYSDVGYVIRMEPGIQTPEVTLAQRMGSCRDSAYLLVQILRNMGLAARFVSGYLIQLKADVKSLDGPSGAESDFTDLHAWAEVYIPGAGWVGLDPTSGLFTGEGHIPLAATPEPESAGPIYGFAEKAKSEFSFHMGVERVLETPRVTLPYQGEDWDRIIRLGDSIDKRIRKNDIRLTIGGEPTFVSTENREAPEWNFDALGFEKYSKSEQLIKRLGKHFAPGGLLQYGQGKWYPGEPVPRWAMISYWRKDGEPIWNHPHLLADDRYTGSATTEDARRFVSTLGKYLRIPNTSIHAAYEDNLYYLWQEGNLPIETESMLNDLNTYDAMERKRILKVIDSGLHREVGYALPLDYNSFNGAWISDEWSFRRGKMYLVPGDSPIGLRLPLNSLGGKQIHSYPEDPATPKPALPKPKELGQSPFSSTNVSYFIGGFQTRTALCVEPRNGNLRVFLPPIQSLEGWLRLIYAIEQTALETDIPIVLEGYEAPHDPRLNRFKITPDPGVIEVNFHPSSTFGEIVEKTKVLYDEAYQLRLTAEKFLIDGRHSGTGGGNHITLGGASVSDSPFLRKPSLLRSLVAYWQNHPGLSYLFSGMFIGPTSQSPRIDEARNDSLHELKIAFQQIDSSRHTPPWMLDRVLRNILLDITGNTHRTEISIDKLFDPGSPTGRLGLIEMRAFEMPPHYQMSVIQQAFMMAIICRFWEDPYYGSPINWNTELHDRFMLPYFVYRDFKEVIQDLQNSGFGFLSKDFDPFFEFRFPQYGICYLDGMEIELRMALEPWNVLGEENTAQGTSRGVDSATERVQVTVKGFHPERYKLSCNGYEVPLQPTSIQNEYVAGVRFKAWTPVFTLHPQLPAQQSLVFDVYDTWNHRALGGCTYHVSHPGGLSYQTIPINGYEAESRRISRFWTHGHKIGKSLPPIRLENKAFPSTLDLRMVTFK, encoded by the coding sequence ATGAGTATACGAGTTGCATTATCACATATCACTACCTATCAATATGATAAGTCGATTAAATTATCGCCGCATGTGATTAGGCTTAGACCAGCCCCACATACGAAGAATCATATTGTTTCTTACTCTTTAAACATTTTACCGGAACAAAAGTTTCTAAATTGGCAACAAGATCCATTTGGAAATTACTTAGCTCGATTGGTTTTTCCAGAAAAAACCAATATCTTACAAGTAGCAGTTGATCTGGTTACTGATTTAAAGGTAATCAATCCTTTTGATTTTTTTGTCGAAGAATATGCAGAAAACTTTCCATTTTCATACGATAAAGTTTTAAAGAAAGAATTAGCTCCCTACTTAAAAGTTAAAAAGCCAGGTAAGTTACTCGCTCCTTATCTCAAAACTATTGATAAAACTCCAAGAAGAACCGTTGAGTTTTTAGTAGCTTTGAATGCTAAACTTTACTCTGACGTTGGTTATGTGATTCGTATGGAACCGGGAATCCAGACCCCAGAGGTCACTTTAGCACAAAGGATGGGGTCATGCAGGGATTCTGCTTATCTTCTTGTACAGATTCTTAGAAATATGGGTCTTGCTGCGAGATTTGTATCAGGTTATTTAATTCAATTAAAAGCAGATGTAAAGTCTTTGGACGGTCCTTCTGGTGCGGAATCTGATTTCACTGACTTACATGCTTGGGCTGAAGTTTATATTCCCGGTGCCGGCTGGGTAGGTCTTGATCCCACATCTGGTTTATTTACGGGGGAAGGTCATATCCCGTTAGCGGCCACTCCTGAACCTGAATCGGCAGGTCCTATTTATGGTTTTGCTGAGAAAGCAAAGTCTGAGTTTTCATTTCACATGGGAGTGGAAAGGGTTTTAGAAACTCCTCGGGTCACCTTACCATACCAAGGCGAAGATTGGGATCGAATCATTCGTTTGGGTGATTCGATTGATAAACGAATTAGAAAAAATGATATTAGGCTTACCATTGGTGGAGAACCTACCTTTGTATCTACTGAAAACCGTGAAGCCCCAGAATGGAATTTTGATGCATTGGGTTTTGAAAAATATTCCAAATCAGAACAACTCATCAAAAGATTAGGAAAACATTTTGCTCCTGGTGGATTACTCCAGTATGGACAAGGAAAATGGTATCCGGGAGAACCAGTTCCTCGTTGGGCGATGATTTCTTATTGGAGAAAAGATGGGGAACCTATATGGAACCATCCACATTTACTTGCAGATGATCGGTATACAGGATCAGCAACAACAGAGGATGCCAGAAGATTTGTTAGTACACTTGGAAAGTATTTAAGGATTCCAAATACATCAATTCACGCGGCCTATGAAGATAATTTATATTACCTTTGGCAAGAAGGTAATTTACCGATCGAAACAGAATCAATGTTAAACGACTTGAATACTTACGATGCGATGGAACGTAAGAGGATATTAAAAGTCATTGATTCTGGGTTACATCGTGAAGTAGGTTATGCCCTTCCTTTGGATTACAATTCGTTCAACGGGGCTTGGATATCCGACGAATGGAGTTTTCGACGTGGAAAAATGTATTTAGTTCCGGGAGATTCTCCTATTGGTCTACGTCTTCCTTTGAACTCGTTAGGCGGAAAACAAATTCATTCCTATCCTGAGGATCCAGCTACCCCCAAACCCGCTTTGCCAAAACCTAAGGAATTAGGTCAATCTCCTTTCTCTTCAACTAATGTTAGTTATTTTATTGGTGGATTTCAAACGAGAACAGCTCTTTGTGTGGAACCGAGAAATGGAAACCTTCGTGTATTTTTACCACCAATCCAATCTTTGGAAGGTTGGCTGCGACTCATTTATGCGATTGAGCAAACTGCTTTAGAAACGGATATTCCGATTGTATTAGAGGGTTATGAAGCTCCTCATGATCCAAGACTCAATCGATTTAAAATTACACCTGATCCAGGAGTGATTGAAGTTAATTTTCATCCTTCTTCTACTTTTGGAGAGATCGTTGAAAAAACAAAAGTTCTTTATGATGAGGCATATCAACTTCGTTTAACAGCTGAAAAGTTTTTGATCGATGGGCGCCATTCAGGCACTGGTGGAGGAAACCATATTACTCTCGGAGGAGCTTCCGTTAGTGACAGTCCATTCCTTCGTAAACCTTCGCTTTTGCGAAGTTTGGTGGCGTATTGGCAGAATCATCCAGGACTTTCTTATTTGTTTTCAGGGATGTTTATTGGTCCAACATCACAATCACCAAGGATCGATGAAGCAAGAAATGATTCTTTACACGAATTAAAAATTGCATTCCAACAAATCGATTCGAGCCGACACACACCTCCATGGATGTTAGATCGAGTTTTAAGAAACATCTTACTTGATATTACAGGAAACACTCACCGAACAGAAATTTCCATAGATAAACTTTTTGATCCAGGTTCTCCTACCGGAAGGCTTGGCCTTATTGAAATGCGTGCTTTTGAAATGCCACCTCATTATCAGATGAGTGTTATCCAACAAGCATTCATGATGGCGATCATTTGTCGGTTTTGGGAAGATCCTTATTATGGAAGTCCTATCAACTGGAATACAGAGTTACATGATAGATTCATGTTACCTTATTTTGTTTATCGTGACTTTAAAGAAGTGATCCAAGATTTGCAGAATAGTGGATTTGGATTTTTATCTAAAGACTTTGATCCGTTTTTCGAATTTCGATTTCCGCAATATGGAATTTGTTATTTAGATGGAATGGAGATAGAATTGCGAATGGCCTTGGAACCTTGGAACGTACTGGGTGAAGAGAACACAGCACAAGGTACATCAAGGGGAGTTGACTCAGCAACTGAACGAGTACAGGTTACGGTTAAAGGATTTCATCCAGAAAGATATAAACTTAGCTGTAATGGGTACGAAGTTCCGCTACAACCTACATCAATACAAAATGAATATGTCGCAGGTGTAAGATTCAAAGCTTGGACTCCTGTTTTTACTTTACATCCTCAATTACCTGCTCAACAATCTTTAGTATTCGATGTCTACGATACTTGGAATCATAGAGCGCTTGGGGGTTGTACTTATCATGTTTCACATCCAGGAGGATTGTCTTATCAAACCATTCCTATTAATGGCTATGAAGCAGAGTCTCGAAGGATTTCACGTTTTTGGACTCATGGGCATAAGATTGGAAAAAGCCTACCACCGATTCGATTGGAAAATAAAGCCTTCCCATCAACGCTGGATCTTAGGATGGTAACATTCAAGTAG
- a CDS encoding transglutaminase family protein gives MADFKVIHKTKYSYDDMVAYCHNMAHMYPLTSPHQDCFRTHVTVNPKPVVSSFRRDYFGNQVFLFSVEDPHRSLEVVVESTVRTHQSLGIDLYKSTPWEDIYSLIHESTLDADILSIEYIQPSSFIPAKESYAEFAKMFFTSGKPVYAGALEMTTYIYQTFKYDPKATSINTPIDQVLHEKKGVCQDFSHLMIAALRSLRIPTRYVSGYLETLPPPGTQKLQGSDATHAWVSVYCPNFGWMDFDPTNGKMITEEYIITAIGRDYADVSPLKGILFGGGKHKLKVEVDVIREQI, from the coding sequence ATGGCTGATTTTAAAGTCATTCATAAAACTAAATACAGTTACGATGATATGGTTGCTTATTGCCATAACATGGCACATATGTATCCTTTAACTTCACCACACCAAGATTGTTTTAGAACTCATGTCACTGTAAATCCGAAACCAGTTGTATCTTCTTTTAGAAGAGATTATTTTGGGAACCAAGTGTTTTTATTTTCTGTGGAAGATCCTCATCGTTCTTTAGAGGTGGTAGTGGAATCTACAGTGCGAACCCATCAGTCATTAGGGATTGATCTATACAAATCGACACCTTGGGAAGATATTTATTCTCTTATCCATGAATCGACCTTAGATGCTGATATTCTATCAATTGAGTACATCCAACCGTCTTCTTTTATTCCAGCTAAGGAAAGTTACGCGGAATTTGCGAAAATGTTTTTTACTAGTGGCAAACCTGTTTATGCAGGAGCATTGGAGATGACCACATACATCTATCAAACATTTAAATATGATCCTAAAGCAACTAGTATTAATACTCCTATCGATCAAGTCCTTCATGAAAAAAAAGGTGTATGTCAGGATTTTTCACATTTAATGATAGCTGCCTTGCGCTCATTAAGAATTCCAACTCGTTATGTTAGCGGATATCTAGAAACGTTACCACCGCCTGGTACACAAAAATTGCAAGGAAGTGATGCAACGCATGCCTGGGTTTCTGTCTATTGTCCAAATTTTGGATGGATGGATTTTGATCCTACCAATGGAAAGATGATTACAGAAGAATATATTATCACTGCAATCGGACGAGATTATGCGGATGTATCCCCGTTAAAGGGAATTCTTTTTGGTGGTGGCAAACATAAGTTAAAAGTGGAAGTGGATGTAATTCGTGAACAAATATAG
- a CDS encoding Spx/MgsR family RNA polymerase-binding regulatory protein, with protein sequence MSRSNPKVYEYSGCSTCRNALKYLKSKKVDFQQLPIRETPPTVSELKKAKQYLGDIKKLFNTSGKDYREGNWKEKLGNLSEEEIYKELSTNGNLVKRPFVVGDGWFLVGFKEEEWKGKLG encoded by the coding sequence ATGAGTCGTTCCAATCCCAAAGTTTACGAATATTCTGGATGTAGCACCTGTCGCAATGCTCTCAAATACTTAAAATCTAAAAAAGTTGATTTCCAGCAACTCCCTATCCGCGAAACTCCGCCAACTGTCTCCGAACTAAAAAAAGCAAAACAATACTTAGGTGACATTAAGAAACTTTTTAATACCTCAGGGAAGGACTACCGCGAAGGAAATTGGAAGGAAAAATTAGGAAATCTCTCTGAAGAAGAAATTTATAAGGAACTATCTACTAACGGAAATTTGGTCAAACGGCCTTTTGTTGTGGGTGATGGTTGGTTTTTGGTCGGATTTAAGGAAGAGGAGTGGAAGGGAAAGTTGGGGTAG
- a CDS encoding circularly permuted type 2 ATP-grasp protein: MMTQDPYHLIGNYKTIPGVYDELYDAEGQIRNKYKFLVKSFQELGPAELVNRRRDTDRILRENGVTYNLYQSDSPEAKERPWDLDLFPLVMESEEWRVLERGLNQRADLLDALVRDVYSKRRLLYEKKIPSEILFNEASFLRACDGMYDSNHFLAKNPALLFFVCDLIRAADGNFYVLNDRVQAPSGSGYSLENRIVLSRIFPSMYRDAMVHRVAVYFRSLRKSLTQLAGVTGREPVIVLLTPGPSNETYFEHAYLAGYLGYTLVQGEDLTVRKNKVYMKTVEGLQQIDLILRRVDDDFMDPLELRGDSLLGVPGLLESVRSGHVKIANPIGTGFLENRALLPFYSDLCRFYLGEDLILPMAPTYWMGTSHHYDLVLENPEKYVFKTVSRNDEEKPVTFNELSGERKDSFLNKLKLFPNRFIAQEMIASATVPVLGEHGFRPGRAIMRTFVSSSGSGYQTMAGGLVRVSPSLDDFFITSQRGAWSKDLWVLATETQKEESLLVTKSDQVLISRKSSGVPSRVADNLFWLARYLERSENQTRVIREAVYKILQVEDGYERESLENALKLVTHVTNSYPGFLGDDAGDLFLNPFSELQRLTANRQVVGSLAFHLRSLVIASRSVRDRLSDDMKKILLQLEDQSNHEIESYDQIIDFLQKIVVNLSSLTGLSFENMSREAGWYFLNLGRRIERSINMILMLQGMIRWDSFRDKASFETFLRINDIRLTYNRRYSGKIDQESVLDILLFDTTNPRSFAYQLEQINSDIQFLPGKDEKVVYSEDRAALQLYTHFKMKDISIFFELENPLESVSVWLEELHGYLKNLSDAISSRYFNYTEEQTRIGDGNG; the protein is encoded by the coding sequence ATGATGACACAAGATCCTTATCATTTAATCGGAAATTACAAAACAATTCCTGGAGTTTATGACGAACTCTATGATGCAGAAGGTCAAATTCGAAATAAATATAAGTTCTTGGTAAAATCATTTCAGGAACTTGGGCCGGCTGAGCTTGTCAATCGAAGACGTGATACTGATCGAATTCTCAGGGAAAATGGTGTTACATACAATTTATACCAATCAGATTCACCAGAAGCTAAGGAAAGACCTTGGGATTTGGATTTGTTTCCCTTGGTTATGGAAAGTGAAGAATGGCGGGTATTAGAAAGAGGCCTAAACCAACGAGCAGATTTATTGGATGCTTTGGTCAGAGATGTATATTCCAAAAGACGCCTGTTATACGAAAAAAAAATTCCATCAGAAATTCTTTTTAATGAAGCTTCATTTTTACGAGCTTGTGATGGAATGTATGATTCCAATCATTTCCTAGCTAAAAATCCAGCGCTTTTGTTTTTTGTTTGTGATTTGATTCGTGCTGCAGACGGAAATTTTTATGTTTTAAATGACCGTGTCCAAGCCCCATCTGGTTCTGGTTACTCTCTTGAAAACCGAATTGTACTCTCCCGAATTTTTCCCAGTATGTATCGCGATGCTATGGTACACCGAGTTGCAGTTTATTTTAGATCCTTACGTAAGTCTTTAACTCAACTTGCAGGCGTTACTGGGCGTGAACCTGTGATTGTTCTTTTGACCCCAGGTCCATCTAATGAAACTTATTTCGAACATGCTTATCTTGCTGGTTATCTTGGTTATACCTTGGTACAAGGGGAAGATTTAACTGTTAGAAAAAATAAAGTTTATATGAAAACCGTTGAAGGTTTACAACAGATCGATTTGATTTTACGAAGAGTCGATGATGATTTTATGGATCCATTAGAACTAAGAGGAGATTCTCTCTTAGGTGTTCCTGGGCTTTTGGAATCAGTTCGTTCTGGACATGTAAAAATTGCAAATCCCATTGGAACTGGATTTTTAGAAAACCGTGCCCTTTTGCCATTTTATTCTGATCTATGTCGATTTTATCTAGGTGAGGATTTGATCTTACCGATGGCACCCACCTATTGGATGGGAACATCACATCATTATGATTTAGTTCTAGAAAATCCGGAAAAATATGTTTTTAAAACGGTTTCTCGTAATGATGAAGAAAAACCCGTTACTTTTAATGAGCTTAGCGGAGAGAGAAAAGATTCTTTTTTAAATAAATTAAAATTATTCCCGAATCGTTTTATTGCACAAGAAATGATTGCTTCTGCAACCGTACCAGTATTAGGTGAGCATGGGTTTCGACCTGGCCGTGCCATTATGAGAACTTTTGTTTCTTCTTCTGGTTCTGGATACCAAACAATGGCAGGTGGATTGGTCCGAGTATCTCCTTCTTTGGATGATTTTTTCATCACAAGTCAAAGAGGAGCTTGGAGCAAAGATCTTTGGGTCCTTGCAACGGAAACTCAAAAAGAGGAATCATTACTCGTTACTAAATCCGATCAAGTATTAATATCTAGAAAAAGTTCAGGGGTTCCTAGTAGGGTCGCTGACAACCTATTCTGGTTAGCAAGATATTTGGAAAGATCGGAAAATCAAACAAGAGTTATTCGAGAAGCAGTATATAAAATTTTACAAGTTGAAGATGGATATGAAAGAGAATCTTTAGAAAATGCTTTAAAACTTGTAACTCATGTAACCAATAGTTATCCAGGATTTCTTGGTGATGATGCAGGTGATTTATTTTTAAATCCATTTTCCGAACTACAACGATTGACAGCAAATCGTCAGGTTGTTGGAAGTTTAGCATTCCATTTACGAAGTTTGGTGATTGCATCGAGATCAGTTCGAGATCGTCTTTCTGACGATATGAAAAAGATCCTTCTACAGTTGGAAGATCAGTCCAATCATGAAATCGAATCCTATGACCAAATTATTGATTTTTTACAGAAGATAGTAGTGAACTTATCTTCTTTAACAGGATTGTCTTTTGAAAATATGAGTCGGGAAGCTGGTTGGTATTTCCTCAATTTGGGTCGTAGAATTGAAAGATCAATCAATATGATTTTGATGTTACAAGGTATGATTCGATGGGACAGTTTTAGAGATAAAGCTTCTTTTGAAACATTCTTACGTATTAACGACATTCGACTAACATATAATCGTCGATATAGTGGAAAAATTGATCAAGAATCTGTGTTGGATATATTGTTATTTGATACTACAAATCCAAGATCATTTGCTTATCAGTTAGAACAAATCAATTCCGATATTCAATTTTTGCCAGGGAAAGATGAGAAAGTTGTGTACTCTGAAGACCGAGCTGCTTTACAGCTTTATACTCATTTTAAAATGAAAGACATCTCTATCTTCTTTGAATTAGAGAATCCTTTAGAATCAGTATCTGTTTGGTTAGAAGAGTTACATGGTTATTTGAAAAATCTATCTGATGCAATTTCATCGAGGTACTTCAATTATACCGAAGAACAAACAAGGATCGGTGATGGCAATGGCTGA
- a CDS encoding efflux RND transporter permease subunit, with product MIESIIAFSIQNKFKVMAFTFVFCLVGVINAFHLPIDAVPDVTNVQVTAVTSSPALTPFEVEQFITYPIELKLNGIPGATEIRSISRAGVSSVSVIFEDGTDIWFARQIVNERLKLVDAEIPPEYGKPELAPVATALGDIYEFILTSENHNETELRSYIDWDLSKKIKSVPGVIEVNTLGGSLKQYQILIDPKRLQVHNLTISEILDNLKTANFNTGGGYVQKGYEQLVIRGEGQFEGIDEIKRVAVRTASDGIPLLLGQIATVQEGPALRFGIATKNGKEVVAATVIMLLGENSRDVVEDVKKRIDEISATLPQGMKIEPFYDRSEFINRALKTVFINLSEGAILVFFALIFTLGTAKGGILVALAIPVSMLIAVIFMKYIGVVGNLMSLGALDFGLLVDGSIVMLESVLAGFYIGRKKFNRPMNEDEIQNITEGIILERCQKVGKAAAFSVAIIMLVYLPLMVLEGVEGRMFRPMAITVALALASALVFSITVFPASLAIFYKKPFIHKAHAWEKIEEYYVLLLNWGGQRKKKILTFSLLLVLVSFFLGSYLGSEFLPRIDEGEIEIDAKRLPSTAIDYSKDLNKDIEKVLKPFPEISSVVSRVGRGESAAEPLGTEETSVMVKLSPKKEWVNANSREELMNVLKEKLNSSIPSTYFSMSQPIENRVNALLTGSKADVVLKIYGDDLQTLKTQADKVASVLAKIEGTGDLRVQRLLGLPMLQVNTNYDNMARYGVTASEILRTVEMMRVGSTAGKIFEGARRYDLVLRLDLQAKDIDSVRNIPIMTSRGTTVPLGQVADIEILDSASAIYREGLKRRIFVEVNIRGRDLVGYINEAKKKTESIQNSLPEGYEIEWGGQFDNFVRARDRLVLVVPVALAIIFFMLIAAFESVYYAVGVFSVVPLAAAGGILGLLIRGLPFSIPAAVGFIAVSGIAVLNGVVYASTLKDEIKGGVEIDKAVVSAGILSLRPVLTTEFIAAIGFLPMALSTMAGAEVQRPLATVVIFGVLVATALSRLVLPFVMESLLKLDEKRKLVKEQNRISRSSKLIQIDIGDHDEESESPSETKSKQKRK from the coding sequence ATGATAGAATCAATCATTGCCTTTTCCATCCAAAACAAATTTAAAGTAATGGCTTTTACTTTTGTTTTTTGTTTGGTTGGGGTTATAAACGCATTCCATTTACCAATAGATGCCGTTCCTGACGTTACCAATGTTCAGGTCACAGCAGTAACCTCTTCTCCTGCTCTTACTCCATTTGAAGTTGAACAATTTATAACTTATCCTATTGAACTAAAGTTAAACGGAATTCCTGGTGCAACAGAAATTAGATCCATCTCTCGAGCTGGTGTAAGCTCTGTATCTGTTATATTTGAAGATGGGACTGATATTTGGTTTGCAAGACAAATTGTTAATGAACGTTTGAAGTTGGTTGATGCAGAAATCCCACCTGAATATGGAAAACCTGAATTAGCACCTGTAGCGACTGCACTCGGAGATATATACGAATTTATATTAACATCAGAGAATCATAACGAAACGGAATTACGTAGTTATATAGATTGGGATCTTTCGAAAAAAATTAAGAGTGTTCCTGGAGTCATTGAGGTAAATACTTTAGGCGGTTCTTTAAAGCAATATCAAATATTAATCGATCCAAAAAGATTACAGGTCCATAACTTAACTATTTCAGAAATATTAGATAACTTAAAAACAGCAAATTTTAATACGGGTGGTGGCTATGTTCAAAAAGGTTATGAACAACTTGTCATCAGAGGTGAAGGTCAATTTGAAGGAATTGATGAAATCAAAAGAGTAGCGGTAAGAACTGCTAGTGATGGAATTCCTCTTTTGTTAGGACAAATTGCAACAGTTCAAGAAGGCCCTGCATTACGGTTTGGAATTGCTACAAAAAATGGTAAAGAGGTTGTTGCAGCCACAGTAATAATGTTGTTAGGCGAAAATTCTAGAGATGTTGTTGAAGATGTAAAAAAAAGAATCGATGAAATTAGTGCAACGCTTCCCCAGGGAATGAAAATTGAGCCGTTTTATGACAGGTCCGAGTTTATCAATCGAGCGCTGAAGACTGTTTTTATTAATCTTTCTGAGGGAGCGATCTTAGTTTTTTTTGCTTTAATATTCACTCTTGGTACTGCCAAAGGAGGTATACTCGTTGCTCTAGCGATCCCTGTTTCCATGTTAATTGCTGTTATATTTATGAAATATATCGGTGTTGTTGGAAATTTGATGTCGTTAGGTGCTCTGGATTTTGGGCTTCTTGTCGATGGTTCTATTGTGATGTTGGAATCTGTTCTAGCAGGTTTTTACATTGGTAGGAAAAAATTCAATAGGCCGATGAATGAAGACGAAATTCAGAATATTACCGAAGGTATTATTCTAGAAAGGTGTCAGAAAGTAGGGAAAGCTGCTGCCTTTTCTGTCGCTATTATCATGTTAGTTTATCTTCCACTTATGGTTCTTGAAGGAGTGGAAGGTCGAATGTTCCGTCCTATGGCAATCACTGTGGCGTTGGCTCTGGCCAGTGCACTTGTATTTTCAATTACAGTGTTCCCCGCAAGTCTTGCCATTTTTTATAAAAAGCCTTTTATTCATAAGGCTCATGCTTGGGAAAAGATTGAAGAGTATTATGTTTTGCTTCTAAATTGGGGAGGGCAAAGGAAAAAGAAAATTTTAACATTCTCATTACTCTTGGTGTTGGTTTCTTTTTTTCTAGGATCTTATTTAGGTTCGGAATTTTTACCAAGAATTGATGAAGGTGAAATAGAAATTGATGCTAAACGTTTGCCTTCCACCGCGATTGATTATTCTAAAGATTTAAATAAAGACATAGAAAAAGTATTAAAACCTTTTCCTGAAATATCTAGCGTTGTTTCACGTGTTGGCCGTGGCGAATCAGCAGCCGAACCATTAGGTACAGAAGAAACTTCCGTTATGGTAAAGTTATCCCCAAAAAAAGAATGGGTAAATGCAAATTCAAGAGAAGAGTTAATGAATGTTTTGAAAGAGAAATTAAATTCATCGATTCCCTCAACATATTTCAGTATGTCACAACCAATTGAAAATCGTGTAAATGCCTTACTTACTGGCTCTAAAGCAGATGTTGTGCTTAAAATTTATGGTGATGATTTACAAACACTTAAAACTCAAGCGGATAAAGTTGCAAGTGTCCTTGCAAAAATAGAAGGAACAGGAGATTTGCGCGTTCAACGTTTGTTAGGTCTTCCTATGTTACAAGTAAATACAAATTATGATAACATGGCAAGATATGGAGTTACAGCTTCTGAAATTTTAAGAACAGTTGAAATGATGAGAGTTGGTTCGACAGCAGGTAAAATATTTGAAGGTGCGCGTAGATATGATTTAGTTTTAAGATTAGATTTACAAGCCAAAGATATCGATTCAGTTCGTAACATTCCCATTATGACTTCAAGAGGAACAACCGTTCCTTTAGGCCAAGTTGCAGATATTGAAATCCTTGATTCTGCTTCAGCAATCTACCGAGAAGGTTTAAAACGAAGAATTTTTGTAGAGGTAAACATTCGAGGAAGGGATCTCGTTGGTTATATCAATGAAGCAAAAAAGAAAACTGAATCCATTCAAAATTCTTTACCAGAAGGATATGAAATCGAATGGGGAGGACAGTTTGATAACTTCGTTCGCGCAAGGGATCGACTCGTTCTTGTTGTTCCTGTAGCACTTGCTATTATCTTTTTTATGCTGATTGCAGCGTTTGAAAGTGTGTATTATGCAGTGGGAGTTTTTTCAGTGGTTCCACTTGCTGCTGCAGGCGGTATTTTAGGATTATTAATTCGTGGACTACCATTTAGTATTCCAGCAGCTGTTGGGTTTATTGCAGTGAGTGGAATTGCAGTATTGAATGGTGTTGTTTATGCCTCGACTTTAAAAGATGAAATTAAAGGTGGCGTGGAAATTGATAAGGCAGTAGTTTCCGCTGGTATTTTATCTTTACGTCCTGTTCTCACGACCGAGTTTATCGCAGCGATTGGATTTTTGCCAATGGCTTTATCTACGATGGCAGGTGCGGAAGTTCAAAGGCCACTTGCTACTGTTGTCATCTTTGGTGTGTTAGTTGCCACTGCTCTTTCCCGATTAGTGTTACCTTTTGTTATGGAATCACTTTTGAAATTGGATGAAAAAAGGAAATTGGTGAAGGAACAAAATCGAATCAGCCGAAGTTCGAAGTTAATCCAAATTGATATCGGTGACCATGATGAGGAGTCAGAATCGCCCTCAGAAACAAAATCCAAACAAAAGCGGAAATAA